A genomic segment from Bosea sp. OAE506 encodes:
- the bla gene encoding class A beta-lactamase produces the protein MPRFITTAILACATAAPWLTPAPALADWDKARLSREIGAIEREAKGRLGVALLDLKDRSLWSHRGSERFPMQSVFKWPLAIAALQAVEAGKLRLDQPVTIRRSEFSLYHSPLAKAFKGEANAYPVRELIALAAGESDNTAADILMREIGGPQAVTAMLKAGGITGISVDRYERQFQPEVFGLAGFGWSQVIDEPAYRARLSALDPTKRKAALQAALKDPRDSATPEASVAFVEAQAKGNWLREPAHSALIDKITLETKSGPDRIRAGLPQGARFAHKTGAGLTIDGINHATNDIGLVTLPNGRVFAIAVYLAGSTTDAKQREAAHAAVARLAVSALR, from the coding sequence ATGCCTCGCTTCATTACGACCGCCATCCTCGCCTGCGCCACTGCGGCGCCTTGGCTCACGCCGGCACCGGCGCTTGCCGATTGGGACAAGGCGAGGCTGTCGCGCGAGATCGGCGCGATCGAGCGGGAGGCCAAGGGCCGGCTCGGCGTCGCCCTGCTCGATCTGAAGGACCGCTCGCTCTGGTCGCATCGCGGCAGCGAGCGCTTCCCGATGCAGAGCGTGTTCAAATGGCCGCTCGCCATTGCGGCGCTGCAGGCGGTCGAGGCCGGCAAGCTCAGGCTCGACCAGCCGGTCACGATCAGGCGCAGCGAATTCTCGCTCTATCACAGCCCGCTCGCCAAGGCCTTCAAGGGTGAGGCCAACGCCTATCCGGTGCGGGAGCTGATCGCGCTCGCCGCCGGCGAGAGCGACAACACCGCCGCCGACATCCTGATGCGCGAGATCGGCGGGCCGCAGGCGGTCACCGCCATGCTCAAGGCCGGCGGCATCACCGGTATCTCCGTCGATCGCTATGAGCGGCAGTTCCAGCCCGAGGTGTTCGGCTTGGCCGGCTTCGGCTGGTCGCAGGTGATCGACGAACCGGCCTACCGCGCCAGGCTCTCCGCACTGGATCCGACTAAGCGCAAGGCGGCTCTCCAGGCGGCCCTGAAGGATCCACGCGACAGCGCCACGCCCGAGGCCAGCGTCGCCTTCGTCGAGGCGCAGGCGAAGGGCAACTGGCTGCGCGAGCCGGCGCACAGCGCGCTGATCGACAAGATCACCCTTGAAACGAAGTCGGGTCCCGACCGCATCCGCGCCGGACTGCCGCAAGGCGCGCGCTTCGCCCACAAGACGGGTGCCGGCCTGACGATAGACGGGATCAACCACGCCACCAACGACATCGGGCTCGTCACCCTGCCGAATGGGCGTGTCTTCGCCATCGCGGTCTATCTGGCCGGCTCGACGACGGATGCAAAGCAGCGCGAGGCGGCCCATGCCGCCGTGGCGCGGCTGGCGGTCTCGGCGCTGCGCTAG
- a CDS encoding methyl-accepting chemotaxis protein has translation MKSIRTKIIAILAIISLGAIISSALGLWALSRSNDLNERSANLSDVTLTTDKINGHVLGVVMDARGIYMSKDAAAAEPFAKGMEARFPQMRTLAADLTRTAPEAERAQTRAIEKAIADFITFRSETIKLAREVSIAAANVQGNNDANRANRKALNDLLVDFAKTTDTASDALQSEAASFTRMAQTGLPIVLGVTLLGSLLIALFFAQRSLTRPILDLSGVMESLTRGDLKVTVPHLGRQDEIGTMAKAVSVLRESSEQVAVLQQQEQAAAAARLARAQSMEAVVTDVGEVVAAAAAGDFSARLQIDQADEQMQKLVAGINEINAVVDGATSEFSEALQAIAVGDLTHRVDTTYQGRFADLKNAINETVERLSSTVKTIQVTSADVGLAAREINMGADDLSKRTEDQASSLEETAATTEELAASVKATAQASRQAASVADEAMKAAQTGGAIAGRAVDAMARIEDASQKISDIIRVIDDIAFQTNLLALNAAVEAARAGDAGKGFAVVASEVRTLAQRSSEAAKDISALISSSNNEVGEGVKLVRQAGEQLSQILSASEKVASTIAEISAASGEQASGIDEMSQAVAHLDEMTQQNAALSEQSAASAASLSSRIGQLNDLVAAFKTGPDSGRVAHAAPAAPVGEPARLRQLAEAAFADARPAPRHAPAPAPRAPAKKVANSRTGDSGWEEF, from the coding sequence TTGAAATCTATCCGCACCAAAATCATTGCGATCCTGGCGATCATCTCGCTGGGCGCCATCATCTCGTCGGCCCTCGGCCTCTGGGCTCTCTCGCGCTCCAATGACCTCAACGAGCGTTCGGCGAACCTCTCCGACGTCACGCTCACCACCGACAAGATCAACGGTCACGTCCTCGGCGTCGTCATGGACGCACGCGGCATCTACATGTCGAAGGATGCGGCTGCGGCGGAGCCCTTCGCCAAGGGCATGGAAGCGCGCTTCCCGCAGATGCGGACCCTGGCTGCCGATCTGACCCGGACCGCGCCCGAGGCCGAGCGCGCCCAGACCCGCGCCATCGAGAAGGCCATCGCGGACTTCATCACCTTCCGCTCGGAGACGATCAAGCTGGCGCGCGAGGTCTCGATTGCGGCGGCCAATGTCCAGGGCAACAACGACGCCAACCGCGCCAACCGCAAGGCTCTCAACGACCTTCTCGTCGATTTCGCCAAGACGACCGACACCGCCAGCGATGCGCTCCAGAGCGAGGCGGCGAGCTTCACCCGGATGGCGCAGACCGGCCTGCCGATCGTGCTCGGCGTCACCTTGCTGGGTTCTCTGCTGATCGCGCTGTTCTTCGCCCAGCGCTCGCTGACCCGGCCGATCCTCGACCTCAGCGGCGTGATGGAGTCCCTGACCCGCGGCGATCTCAAGGTGACCGTGCCGCATCTCGGCCGGCAGGACGAGATCGGCACGATGGCCAAGGCCGTCTCCGTGCTTCGCGAAAGCTCCGAACAGGTCGCGGTCCTGCAGCAGCAGGAGCAGGCGGCCGCGGCGGCGCGCCTGGCCCGCGCGCAGTCGATGGAAGCCGTCGTGACCGATGTCGGCGAGGTTGTCGCCGCGGCGGCGGCGGGCGATTTCTCGGCGCGGCTGCAGATCGACCAGGCCGACGAGCAGATGCAGAAGCTCGTGGCCGGCATCAACGAGATCAACGCGGTCGTGGACGGCGCCACGAGCGAATTCTCCGAGGCGCTGCAGGCGATCGCCGTCGGCGATCTGACCCATCGCGTCGATACGACCTATCAGGGCCGCTTCGCCGACCTGAAGAACGCGATCAACGAGACGGTCGAGCGGCTGTCCTCGACGGTGAAGACGATCCAGGTGACGTCGGCGGATGTCGGCCTCGCTGCCCGCGAGATCAACATGGGCGCCGACGACCTATCGAAGCGCACCGAGGACCAGGCCTCGTCGCTCGAGGAGACCGCGGCCACGACCGAGGAACTCGCGGCTTCGGTGAAGGCGACCGCCCAGGCCTCGCGCCAGGCGGCCTCCGTCGCCGACGAGGCGATGAAGGCAGCGCAGACCGGCGGGGCGATCGCGGGCCGGGCGGTCGACGCCATGGCGCGGATCGAGGACGCCTCGCAGAAGATCTCCGACATCATCCGCGTCATCGACGACATCGCCTTCCAGACCAACCTGCTGGCGCTGAACGCGGCAGTGGAAGCGGCCCGCGCCGGCGATGCCGGCAAGGGCTTCGCCGTCGTGGCCTCCGAGGTTCGCACGCTCGCCCAGCGTTCCAGCGAGGCGGCCAAGGACATCTCGGCGCTGATCTCCTCGTCCAACAACGAGGTCGGCGAGGGTGTGAAGCTCGTCCGCCAGGCCGGCGAGCAGCTCAGCCAGATCCTGAGCGCCTCCGAGAAGGTCGCTTCGACCATCGCGGAGATTTCCGCCGCGTCCGGCGAGCAGGCCAGCGGCATCGACGAGATGAGCCAGGCCGTTGCCCATCTCGACGAGATGACCCAGCAGAACGCGGCGCTCTCGGAGCAGAGCGCGGCCTCGGCGGCTTCGCTCTCCAGCCGCATCGGCCAGCTCAACGACCTCGTCGCGGCGTTCAAGACCGGCCCGGACTCCGGCCGCGTGGCGCATGCGGCGCCTGCCGCCCCGGTGGGCGAGCCCGCCCGGCTGCGCCAGCTCGCGGAAGCCGCCTTCGCCGACGCCCGCCCCGCGCCACGCCACGCCCCGGCACCTGCGCCGCGCGCGCCGGCCAAGAAGGTCGCCAACAGCCGCACCGGCGATTCCGGCTGGGAAGAGTTCTGA
- a CDS encoding DMT family transporter codes for MPANQTLKQRLWGNAYLLLTLTTLMWGGNAVAGRLAVDAISPMALTSLRWVVVCAVMPVLLRHQIKAHWPVLKAHWKFIVAMGTIGFTAFNALMYLAAYSTTAINIGILQGSIPVFVLIGAFIAYRTPIGPVQALGVLVTLLGVAVVASRGEFAVLRQFAFAPGDLFMIVACTFYAGYTVAIRSRPQVPGLVFFSALAMVACLVSLPLLAIEVAQGAFTVKTPQGWLILLYVAIGPSILSQLFFMRSVELIGPGRAGVFVNLVPVFAPILAVLILGEQLALYHGVALLLVLGGIFIAERLAKRA; via the coding sequence TTGCCCGCGAACCAGACCCTCAAGCAGCGCCTCTGGGGCAATGCCTATCTGCTGCTGACCCTGACGACCCTGATGTGGGGCGGCAATGCGGTGGCCGGTCGCCTCGCGGTCGACGCCATCTCGCCGATGGCGCTGACCTCGCTGCGCTGGGTCGTGGTCTGCGCGGTCATGCCGGTGCTGCTGCGCCATCAGATCAAGGCGCACTGGCCGGTGCTCAAGGCCCACTGGAAGTTCATCGTCGCGATGGGCACCATCGGCTTCACCGCCTTCAACGCCCTGATGTATCTCGCCGCCTATTCGACGACGGCCATCAATATCGGCATTCTCCAGGGCTCGATCCCGGTCTTCGTGCTGATCGGCGCCTTCATCGCCTATCGCACGCCGATCGGCCCCGTGCAGGCGCTCGGCGTCCTCGTCACGCTGCTCGGCGTCGCCGTCGTCGCCAGCCGGGGCGAATTCGCGGTACTCCGGCAATTCGCCTTCGCGCCCGGCGATCTCTTCATGATCGTCGCCTGCACCTTCTATGCGGGCTACACGGTGGCGATCCGCTCGCGGCCGCAGGTGCCCGGCCTCGTCTTCTTCTCGGCGCTGGCGATGGTGGCCTGCCTGGTGTCACTGCCGCTGCTGGCGATTGAGGTCGCGCAGGGCGCCTTCACGGTGAAGACGCCGCAAGGCTGGCTGATCCTGCTCTATGTCGCGATCGGCCCGTCGATCCTGTCGCAGCTCTTCTTCATGCGCTCGGTCGAGCTGATCGGCCCGGGACGCGCCGGCGTCTTCGTCAATCTCGTGCCGGTCTTCGCGCCCATCCTCGCCGTTCTGATCCTCGGCGAGCAGCTCGCGCTCTATCATGGCGTCGCCCTGCTGCTCGTGCTCGGCGGCATCTTCATCGCCGAGCGGCTGGCCAAGCGCGCCTAG
- a CDS encoding BolA family transcriptional regulator, producing MAMDAHDIEAMIKAALPDAIVEIKDLAGDGDHYAATVTSAAFKGKTRVQQHQMVYAALQGNMGGVLHALALTTSVPQN from the coding sequence ATGGCGATGGATGCCCACGACATCGAGGCGATGATCAAGGCGGCGCTGCCGGATGCGATCGTCGAGATCAAGGATCTCGCCGGCGACGGCGACCATTACGCCGCGACGGTGACCTCGGCCGCCTTCAAGGGCAAGACCCGGGTGCAGCAGCACCAGATGGTCTATGCCGCGCTGCAGGGGAACATGGGCGGGGTCCTGCACGCCCTTGCGCTGACGACCTCGGTTCCCCAGAATTAG
- a CDS encoding DUF29 domain-containing protein: MPADTLYEDDIVSWSERQAQGIRELARTRPELSNLLDWENIAEEIETLGRSEWKAVASKLRVALEHIIKAYCDPDALSCRVWEGETNRALAEAREDYRPSMRQHLDMDAIWQSAFRFAADTLRIYGVRIPPGIPAKNPFELDQLLDAAFDHRSGLETLLGKSSSSH, encoded by the coding sequence ATGCCGGCCGATACGCTTTACGAGGACGACATCGTCAGCTGGTCCGAACGCCAGGCTCAAGGCATCCGCGAGCTTGCCCGCACGCGTCCGGAGCTGTCGAATCTGCTCGACTGGGAGAACATCGCCGAGGAGATCGAAACCTTGGGACGCAGCGAGTGGAAGGCTGTCGCCTCAAAACTGCGCGTCGCGCTGGAGCACATCATCAAGGCCTATTGCGATCCCGATGCGCTGTCCTGCCGGGTCTGGGAGGGCGAGACCAACCGCGCGCTTGCCGAGGCGCGCGAGGATTACCGTCCATCGATGCGCCAGCATCTCGACATGGACGCGATCTGGCAGAGCGCCTTCCGCTTCGCGGCCGATACGCTGCGGATCTACGGTGTCCGGATTCCGCCGGGGATCCCTGCGAAAAACCCCTTCGAACTCGACCAGCTTCTGGACGCGGCTTTCGATCATCGCAGCGGCCTCGAAACGCTGCTCGGCAAGTCGTCTTCAAGCCACTGA
- a CDS encoding mucoidy inhibitor MuiA family protein produces MMTRLAAALVLAPGFAGAAEIELATRIDRVTVYPDGAVVTRLGKAELMQGASQIVLRGLPATIDPASIRVEGRGSAGFSVGAVDVRLAPGEARPVLDTVIEGKLKTLREEKETLAGRIAAIEAKRATIERFGQTGPDKLGPDGKALAVADWPAVFEAIGTALVKVHEELRGVRARAADVEGEIAALERAKPQPGRPGAPRRDVAIAVEVPAPLAAEFSVSYRVTGANWTPQYEARLLTAGAGGKPGIDLVRRAELRQRTGEDWSDVALTLSTTRSAGGTRAPDLTPVQVMFFEPPVLYEARRATAPAPMAAARAKAEADAQAEASQRAVAAPAPVAAEAQTATVEAGAYQASFQVPGRATIPQDGSSKTVLLSQAKAEPALTARIVPELEDKAYLEASFVHEEAAPLLPGMVALHRDGSYIGRGRIGLVAPGDKVELGFGADDKLKVTRAPVRRRENEPNWLGQSRTDLREFRTVVKSLHAQPVKVTVTERIPFSESSAITVESLPAQTTPPTEKQVGDKRGVSAWTFDLAPGAEKEIKVAYRIKWPGDREVTYAPQPGPGPGPQPMPRPLN; encoded by the coding sequence ATGATGACCCGCCTCGCCGCAGCCCTCGTCCTCGCTCCCGGCTTCGCCGGCGCGGCCGAGATCGAGCTCGCCACCCGGATCGACCGGGTCACGGTCTATCCGGATGGGGCCGTGGTGACGCGGCTGGGCAAGGCCGAGCTGATGCAGGGCGCCTCGCAGATCGTGCTGCGCGGGCTGCCCGCGACGATCGACCCGGCCTCGATCCGCGTCGAGGGACGCGGCAGCGCCGGCTTCTCGGTCGGGGCCGTCGATGTCCGCCTGGCGCCGGGCGAGGCGCGGCCCGTGCTCGACACGGTGATCGAGGGCAAGCTCAAGACCCTGCGCGAGGAGAAGGAGACCCTGGCCGGACGGATCGCCGCGATCGAGGCCAAGCGCGCGACGATCGAGCGCTTCGGCCAGACCGGGCCGGACAAGCTCGGCCCGGACGGCAAGGCCCTGGCCGTGGCGGACTGGCCGGCAGTGTTCGAGGCCATCGGCACCGCGCTGGTCAAGGTGCATGAGGAATTGCGCGGCGTGCGTGCGCGGGCCGCCGATGTCGAAGGCGAGATCGCGGCGCTGGAGCGGGCCAAGCCGCAGCCGGGCCGGCCCGGCGCGCCCAGGCGCGACGTCGCCATCGCGGTCGAGGTGCCGGCGCCGCTGGCGGCGGAGTTTTCGGTCAGCTACCGCGTTACGGGTGCGAACTGGACGCCGCAATACGAGGCGCGGCTCTTAACGGCGGGCGCGGGCGGCAAGCCGGGGATCGACCTGGTCCGCCGCGCGGAGCTGCGCCAGCGCACGGGCGAGGACTGGAGCGATGTGGCGCTGACGCTGTCGACGACGCGCTCAGCCGGCGGCACCCGCGCGCCCGATCTGACGCCGGTACAGGTGATGTTCTTCGAGCCGCCGGTGCTCTACGAGGCGCGGCGCGCCACGGCGCCGGCCCCGATGGCCGCCGCAAGGGCAAAGGCGGAGGCGGACGCCCAGGCCGAGGCCTCGCAGCGCGCGGTGGCCGCGCCCGCTCCCGTTGCCGCCGAGGCCCAGACCGCGACGGTCGAGGCGGGGGCCTATCAGGCGAGCTTCCAGGTGCCCGGGCGCGCCACGATCCCGCAGGACGGCTCCTCCAAGACCGTTCTGCTCAGCCAGGCAAAGGCCGAGCCGGCGCTGACGGCGCGGATCGTGCCCGAGCTGGAGGATAAGGCCTATCTCGAGGCGAGCTTCGTGCATGAGGAGGCGGCACCGCTGCTGCCGGGCATGGTCGCCCTGCATCGCGACGGCAGCTATATCGGGCGCGGGCGGATCGGGCTGGTGGCGCCGGGCGACAAGGTCGAGCTCGGCTTTGGCGCCGATGACAAGCTCAAGGTCACGCGCGCACCGGTGCGCCGCCGCGAGAACGAACCGAACTGGCTCGGCCAGAGCCGCACCGATCTGCGCGAGTTCCGCACGGTGGTGAAGAGCCTGCACGCCCAGCCGGTGAAGGTGACGGTGACCGAGCGGATTCCGTTCTCCGAAAGCAGCGCGATCACGGTAGAAAGCCTGCCGGCGCAGACGACGCCGCCGACGGAGAAGCAGGTCGGCGACAAGCGTGGCGTCTCGGCCTGGACCTTCGATCTCGCGCCCGGCGCGGAGAAGGAGATCAAGGTCGCCTACCGGATCAAATGGCCTGGTGACCGCGAGGTCACCTATGCCCCGCAGCCGGGACCGGGTCCCGGGCCGCAGCCGATGCCGCGGCCGCTGAACTGA
- a CDS encoding type 1 glutamine amidotransferase, with product MLDVVRRPLRLLFVDGNTRAQRESHAAGYGAQPAEAYAAEVAAIEPGVVTDICLPADEGANLPDGAGLQSYDGIVLTGSALHIYELEPAVTRQIELMRAIYASGTPCFGSCWGIQMGAVAAGGTVTRNPRGREVGFARRITVNEAGRSHPLLAGRPAAFDAPAIHLDTVVLPPGDTTILASNAYSDVQAAEIRHEGGVFWGVQYHPEFPLRQVASILGRMVPILVEEGFRRDEAAAETWLAELRALDADRSRQDLAWAHGLDAEVLDDTRRVTELRNFLDHRVKPQASVRGRA from the coding sequence ATGCTCGATGTCGTCCGACGCCCGCTCCGCCTGCTCTTCGTGGACGGCAACACCCGCGCCCAGCGCGAGAGCCACGCCGCCGGCTATGGCGCCCAGCCGGCCGAAGCCTATGCCGCCGAGGTCGCCGCGATCGAGCCCGGCGTGGTGACCGACATCTGCCTGCCGGCCGATGAGGGCGCCAATCTGCCGGACGGGGCGGGCTTGCAATCCTATGACGGCATCGTCCTCACCGGCTCGGCCCTGCACATTTACGAGCTCGAGCCGGCGGTCACCCGCCAGATCGAGCTGATGCGTGCGATCTATGCCAGCGGCACGCCCTGTTTCGGCTCCTGCTGGGGCATCCAGATGGGCGCGGTCGCGGCCGGCGGCACGGTCACGCGCAACCCGCGCGGGCGCGAGGTCGGCTTCGCCCGGCGGATCACGGTCAACGAGGCCGGCCGCAGCCATCCGCTGCTGGCCGGGCGCCCGGCGGCTTTTGATGCGCCGGCGATCCATCTCGACACGGTGGTGCTGCCGCCCGGCGACACCACCATCCTGGCCTCGAACGCCTATAGCGACGTGCAGGCGGCCGAGATCCGCCATGAGGGCGGCGTGTTCTGGGGCGTGCAGTACCACCCGGAATTTCCGCTGCGCCAGGTCGCTTCGATCCTCGGGCGGATGGTGCCGATCCTGGTGGAGGAGGGCTTCCGGCGCGACGAGGCCGCCGCAGAAACCTGGCTCGCCGAACTGCGCGCGCTCGACGCCGACAGGAGCCGTCAGGACCTCGCCTGGGCGCATGGACTCGACGCCGAAGTGCTGGACGACACCCGCCGCGTCACCGAGCTGCGCAACTTCCTGGACCACCGCGTCAAGCCGCAGGCGAGCGTGCGCGGACGGGCCTGA
- a CDS encoding protein-tyrosine-phosphatase: MQSLAISTLTICGIEELPAHSIRRVTHVLSLLDPGLPEIDTFGTYGEHHRVTLRFHDILGPSQGMTPPQPRHVEQILQFGEGLREGVSERVEGHLLVHCHMGISRSTAAMLMLMAQNDPDASEDELFERLRAVRPQAWPNSVMIGFADEQLGLGGRLTEGLRRHYGHQLKVQPQYTDWMTRLGRGRELAMAV, from the coding sequence ATGCAATCGCTCGCCATCTCGACGCTCACCATCTGCGGCATCGAGGAACTGCCCGCCCATAGCATCCGCCGCGTCACCCACGTGCTGTCGCTGCTCGACCCCGGCCTGCCGGAGATCGACACCTTCGGGACCTATGGCGAGCACCATCGCGTGACGCTGCGCTTTCACGACATCCTCGGCCCGTCGCAGGGGATGACCCCGCCTCAGCCGCGCCATGTCGAGCAGATCCTGCAATTCGGCGAAGGGCTGCGCGAGGGCGTGAGCGAGCGGGTCGAGGGCCATCTCCTCGTCCACTGCCATATGGGCATCTCGCGCTCGACCGCGGCGATGCTGATGCTAATGGCGCAGAACGATCCCGACGCGAGCGAGGACGAACTCTTCGAGCGCCTGCGCGCCGTGCGCCCGCAGGCCTGGCCGAACTCGGTGATGATCGGTTTTGCCGACGAGCAGCTCGGGCTGGGCGGGCGCCTGACGGAAGGCCTGCGCCGCCATTACGGCCACCAGCTCAAGGTCCAGCCGCAATACACCGACTGGATGACGCGGCTGGGCCGCGGGCGCGAGCTGGCGATGGCGGTGTGA
- the grxD gene encoding Grx4 family monothiol glutaredoxin yields MSDTNARIDSEVKSADVVLFMKGTPQFPMCGFSGQVVQILSYVGVPFKGVNVLEDQEIREGIKAYSNWPTIPQLYVKGEFIGGCDITREMFQAGELQALLAEKGIAVKQAS; encoded by the coding sequence ATGTCCGACACCAACGCCCGCATCGATTCCGAGGTGAAGTCCGCCGATGTGGTGCTCTTCATGAAGGGCACGCCGCAGTTCCCGATGTGCGGTTTCTCGGGGCAGGTCGTGCAGATCCTGTCCTATGTCGGCGTGCCGTTCAAAGGCGTGAACGTGCTCGAGGACCAGGAGATCCGCGAGGGCATCAAGGCCTATTCGAACTGGCCGACGATTCCGCAGCTCTACGTCAAGGGCGAGTTCATCGGCGGCTGCGACATCACCCGCGAGATGTTCCAGGCTGGTGAGCTGCAGGCGCTGCTTGCCGAGAAGGGCATCGCGGTCAAGCAGGCGAGCTGA
- a CDS encoding methyl-accepting chemotaxis protein — MPNALSLRTKAVAAVSFLVVLCVFVIAVFAHFALEGDAREGMRDSTRQAQIRAEDVVSKIEQRIKTYASIFASHPEVIQSLEAGDRAMMQEVLGRLFQQLRTQDPVVGTFEVTDAAGIVQLRAHEPAKHGDNKAKDPLVSQALSGTAGSGLTVSQSSGEVSVDAVQPVLGKGNRLGTIKIGSRYRTETAAEIKKLSGADVVFAYRGKPLASTVAGLQQLPALPERQGEAIEVSLGSVPYTVAALSLRTLGGEPVQIVTLRDDRPDHEQLRSFERSLGLKALAFLVLMLPLVMIVVSRNVRTIQDLTKTTDRLASGDLETPIPHADRQDEIGTMAKALQVFRENLVKVRALEEQERAAAERRLARAQSMEAVVSDVGEVVAAAAAGDFSARLQIDQADEQMQKLVAGINEINAVVDSATSEFARTLSAVAAGDLTVRVDAAYRGKFAELKGAINETVDRLSATVKTIQLTSSEVGLAAREINMGADDLSKRTEEQASSLEETAATTEELAASVKASAQASRQAASIANEAMEAAQTGGTIAGQAVDAMARIEDASTKISDIIRVIDDIAFQTNLLALNAAVEAARAGDAGKGFAVVASEVRTLAQRSSEAAKDISALISSSNSEVGEGVKLVRQAGEQLSQILSASKKVAATIADISAASGEQANGIDEMSQAVAHLDEMTQQNAALAEQSAASAGSLSNRIGQLNDLVAAFRTGPDGASASHGTMSASTEPARLRQLAETAFARAPARTAAPRPAPAKAAAPALAPARKVANSRAGDSGWEEF; from the coding sequence ATGCCTAACGCCCTCAGCCTACGGACCAAGGCCGTCGCCGCGGTCAGCTTTCTCGTCGTTCTCTGTGTCTTCGTCATCGCCGTCTTCGCCCATTTCGCGCTCGAGGGCGACGCCAGGGAGGGCATGAGGGACAGCACCCGCCAGGCCCAGATCCGGGCGGAAGACGTCGTCAGCAAGATCGAACAGCGCATCAAGACCTATGCGTCGATCTTCGCCTCGCATCCCGAGGTGATCCAGTCGCTCGAGGCTGGCGACAGGGCGATGATGCAGGAGGTGCTGGGCCGGCTGTTCCAGCAACTGCGGACGCAGGACCCGGTCGTCGGCACCTTCGAGGTGACCGATGCCGCCGGCATCGTCCAGCTTCGGGCGCATGAGCCCGCCAAGCATGGGGACAACAAGGCCAAGGACCCGCTCGTCTCGCAGGCGCTCTCCGGGACGGCCGGCAGCGGGCTCACCGTCTCGCAGAGTTCGGGGGAAGTCTCCGTCGATGCCGTCCAGCCCGTGCTCGGCAAGGGCAACCGGCTGGGGACGATCAAGATCGGCTCGCGCTACCGGACGGAAACCGCCGCCGAGATCAAGAAGCTCAGCGGCGCCGATGTCGTGTTCGCCTATCGCGGCAAGCCGCTGGCCTCGACCGTCGCGGGCCTCCAGCAACTCCCGGCCCTGCCGGAGCGCCAGGGTGAGGCCATCGAGGTGTCGCTGGGCTCCGTGCCCTACACGGTCGCGGCGTTGTCCCTGCGCACGCTGGGCGGCGAGCCGGTCCAGATCGTCACGCTGCGCGACGACCGCCCGGACCATGAGCAGCTGCGGTCCTTCGAACGCTCGCTCGGTCTCAAGGCCCTGGCTTTCCTGGTGCTGATGCTGCCGCTCGTCATGATCGTCGTCAGCCGCAACGTCCGCACGATCCAGGACCTGACGAAGACGACCGATCGTCTCGCCAGCGGGGATCTGGAAACACCGATCCCGCATGCCGATCGGCAGGACGAGATCGGCACGATGGCGAAGGCGCTGCAGGTGTTCCGCGAGAACCTCGTCAAGGTGCGGGCGCTGGAGGAGCAGGAGCGCGCGGCAGCCGAGCGGCGCCTCGCCCGCGCCCAGTCGATGGAGGCTGTGGTCTCGGATGTCGGCGAGGTGGTGGCTGCGGCGGCGGCGGGTGATTTCTCGGCGCGGCTGCAGATCGACCAGGCCGACGAGCAGATGCAGAAGCTCGTCGCCGGCATCAACGAGATCAACGCGGTGGTGGATTCCGCCACCAGCGAGTTCGCCCGCACGCTCTCGGCGGTCGCCGCCGGCGACCTGACGGTGCGGGTCGATGCCGCCTATCGCGGCAAGTTCGCCGAGCTGAAGGGCGCCATCAACGAGACGGTCGATCGCCTCTCGGCCACGGTGAAGACGATCCAGCTGACCTCGTCGGAGGTCGGTCTGGCCGCCCGCGAGATCAACATGGGCGCGGATGATCTCTCCAAGCGGACGGAAGAGCAGGCCTCCTCGCTGGAGGAGACTGCCGCGACCACCGAAGAGCTCGCGGCCTCGGTGAAGGCCTCGGCCCAGGCCTCGCGCCAGGCGGCCTCGATCGCGAACGAAGCCATGGAGGCGGCCCAGACCGGCGGCACCATTGCTGGCCAGGCGGTGGACGCCATGGCCCGGATCGAGGATGCCTCGACCAAGATCTCCGACATCATCCGGGTCATCGACGACATCGCCTTCCAGACCAACCTGCTGGCGCTCAACGCGGCGGTGGAAGCGGCCCGCGCCGGCGATGCCGGCAAGGGCTTCGCGGTGGTGGCCTCGGAAGTCCGCACGCTCGCCCAGCGTTCCAGCGAGGCGGCCAAGGACATCTCGGCGCTGATCTCCTCCTCCAACAGCGAGGTCGGCGAGGGCGTCAAGCTCGTCCGTCAGGCCGGCGAGCAGCTCAGCCAGATCCTCTCCGCCTCGAAGAAGGTCGCCGCCACCATCGCCGACATCTCGGCGGCGTCGGGCGAACAAGCCAACGGCATCGACGAAATGAGCCAGGCTGTGGCCCATCTCGACGAGATGACCCAGCAGAACGCGGCACTTGCCGAGCAGAGCGCGGCCTCGGCCGGCTCGCTCTCCAACCGCATCGGCCAGCTCAACGACCTCGTGGCGGCGTTCAGGACCGGGCCCGACGGCGCTTCCGCCAGCCATGGCACGATGTCGGCCTCGACCGAGCCCGCCCGGCTGCGCCAACTCGCGGAGACAGCCTTCGCACGAGCCCCGGCCCGGACCGCGGCGCCGCGGCCTGCGCCCGCCAAGGCCGCCGCTCCCGCGCTGGCCCCGGCCAGGAAGGTCGCCAACAGCCGCGCCGGCGACTCCGGCTGGGAAGAGTTCTGA